A part of Paenibacillus sp. IHBB 10380 genomic DNA contains:
- a CDS encoding AMP-binding protein, which yields MLNKPWLEHYPVEVPITFDYPKQNLAQFLVQSAELYPEKIAMDFLGNKISYKVLLDSVYRFTNALLKLGICKGDRVAVMLPNCPQSVIAYYGTLLMGGIVVMTNPLYMPRELEYQLKDASVQIIVTLDVLVDRVKKSTEKEPLNYILVTSIKDYLPFPKNWLYPLKTKKTGKPVTYGNGVLSFLPFLKKSTATPTDISIDADEDLALIQYTGGTTGFAKGVMLTHSNLVANTIQSKLWFYRAEIGKERYLAALPFFHVFGMTVLLNQSVHMAGTLILIPRFDIGQVLKAMNRLKPTVFPGAPTMYIAVINHPDVHKFDLSSVKICISGAASLPHEVQERFESITGGTLIEGYGLTETSPVTHANNLWEKRKAGSVGIPFPDTEARIVHPNTGEEMPQGEIGEMIIRGPQVMKGYWQQPDETNKALRDGWLYTGDLARMDTDGFFYILDRRKDLIIAGGYNIYPREVEEVLFEHPDVEEAVVAGVVDPYRGETVKAFIILKEGSTANEEELKRWCKEKLAVYKVPRIYEFRATFPKTLVGKVLRRKLIDEDTDNTLK from the coding sequence ATGTTAAATAAACCTTGGCTAGAACATTATCCGGTTGAAGTACCCATAACATTTGATTATCCGAAGCAGAATTTGGCGCAGTTTTTGGTGCAATCCGCAGAATTATATCCAGAGAAGATAGCCATGGATTTCCTAGGGAATAAGATCTCTTACAAAGTGCTATTGGATTCGGTTTACCGGTTTACGAATGCTCTGCTCAAGCTGGGTATTTGTAAGGGAGACCGAGTAGCAGTTATGTTACCGAACTGCCCACAATCGGTGATCGCGTATTATGGAACGCTTCTAATGGGCGGCATCGTTGTGATGACGAACCCTCTTTATATGCCACGCGAGTTGGAGTACCAGTTGAAGGACGCTAGTGTACAAATCATTGTAACGCTGGATGTTCTAGTCGATCGGGTGAAGAAGTCGACGGAGAAAGAACCGTTGAATTATATTCTAGTGACTTCCATTAAGGACTATCTGCCATTCCCCAAAAATTGGTTATATCCTTTGAAAACTAAGAAAACGGGGAAGCCGGTCACTTACGGTAACGGTGTCCTGTCTTTTCTTCCATTTTTGAAAAAGTCAACGGCAACGCCTACTGATATCTCAATTGACGCTGATGAGGATTTGGCACTCATTCAATATACAGGAGGGACCACGGGTTTCGCTAAGGGTGTCATGCTTACACATTCGAATCTGGTAGCCAACACCATTCAGAGTAAGCTCTGGTTTTACCGCGCTGAAATTGGGAAAGAACGCTACTTAGCAGCACTTCCCTTTTTCCATGTCTTCGGTATGACGGTGTTACTTAATCAATCTGTTCATATGGCTGGCACGTTAATTCTAATTCCACGGTTCGACATAGGTCAGGTGCTTAAGGCGATGAACCGTTTGAAACCGACTGTATTTCCCGGAGCACCTACCATGTATATTGCAGTTATCAACCACCCTGATGTTCATAAATTCGATCTATCTTCCGTCAAAATTTGTATTAGTGGCGCTGCCTCTTTACCGCATGAAGTGCAGGAGCGGTTCGAGAGTATTACAGGTGGCACGTTGATCGAGGGTTACGGACTGACAGAGACTTCACCGGTAACGCATGCGAACAACCTTTGGGAGAAGCGCAAAGCCGGTTCTGTTGGCATTCCCTTTCCAGATACGGAAGCTCGTATCGTTCATCCGAATACTGGAGAAGAAATGCCACAGGGTGAAATTGGTGAGATGATTATCCGAGGTCCACAGGTTATGAAGGGATATTGGCAACAACCGGATGAAACGAATAAAGCACTTCGTGATGGCTGGCTCTATACGGGAGATTTGGCAAGGATGGACACCGACGGATTCTTTTATATATTAGACCGTCGCAAAGATTTAATTATCGCCGGAGGGTACAATATTTATCCACGAGAAGTGGAAGAAGTACTATTCGAACACCCGGACGTGGAAGAAGCCGTTGTCGCGGGTGTGGTGGATCCTTATCGTGGTGAGACAGTGAAAGCGTTCATTATACTAAAAGAAGGATCTACAGCCAATGAGGAAGAGTTAAAACGTTGGTGTAAAGAAAAACTGGCGGTATATAAAGTCCCTAGAATTTATGAGTTTCGTGCTACATTTCCAAAAACATTGGTCGGTAAAGTGTTGCGACGGAAACTGATTGACGAAGATACGGATAACACGCTTAAGTAA
- a CDS encoding PaaI family thioesterase: MKTDSDGVHPNFEHWGKIAESTFWGFVGCEIEELGESKVIVSIEIKPHHLNLIGILHGGVHATLIDSAMGLVAMIARPNDNVVTSNLTMNYVAPTERGRVFVTAEIIHSSRKMITTQAFARAENGDLCAFGTGTFRVINKPA; this comes from the coding sequence ATGAAAACGGATTCAGATGGTGTACATCCTAACTTTGAACATTGGGGGAAAATAGCTGAATCTACATTCTGGGGATTCGTGGGGTGTGAAATTGAAGAACTAGGTGAGTCAAAGGTGATCGTTTCCATTGAAATTAAACCGCATCACTTGAATCTAATCGGTATTCTTCATGGAGGCGTGCATGCGACGTTAATCGATTCAGCGATGGGATTGGTTGCGATGATTGCCAGACCGAATGATAACGTAGTCACAAGCAATTTAACGATGAACTATGTGGCACCGACAGAGAGAGGACGGGTTTTTGTAACCGCAGAAATCATTCATAGTTCTCGTAAAATGATTACAACTCAAGCTTTTGCAAGGGCGGAGAACGGAGATTTATGCGCTTTTGGAACGGGAACCTTCCGTGTGATTAATAAACCTGCTTAG
- the sigK gene encoding RNA polymerase sporulation sigma factor SigK — protein sequence MGLFATIALFIKQLSLLVSYVKNNAFPQPLPEKEESKYLKLMSEGDGHARNLLIEHNLRLVAHIVKKFDNTGEDLEDLISIGTIGLIKAIESYQPDKGTKLATFAARCIENEILMHLRSLKKTRKDVSLHDPIGTDKEGNEITLIDILGSEADDVADLVQLKIEKSKIYRNLDILDPREQEVIKGRFGLEQGGEERTQREIAKELGISRSYVSRIEKRALMKLYHEFYKAKR from the coding sequence ATGGGACTGTTCGCGACAATTGCACTGTTCATTAAACAGCTGTCACTGCTTGTGTCGTACGTCAAAAACAACGCTTTTCCACAGCCTTTACCTGAGAAGGAGGAGAGCAAATACTTAAAGCTGATGTCTGAAGGTGACGGGCATGCGCGTAACCTGCTCATTGAGCATAACTTGCGGCTAGTGGCACATATCGTTAAGAAATTTGATAATACAGGCGAGGATTTGGAAGACCTTATATCGATCGGGACGATCGGTCTGATTAAAGCTATTGAGAGTTACCAGCCAGATAAAGGGACCAAGTTGGCCACTTTTGCTGCTCGTTGTATTGAGAATGAAATACTGATGCATTTACGTTCTCTCAAAAAGACACGAAAAGATGTATCTCTCCATGATCCAATTGGTACTGATAAAGAAGGAAATGAAATTACATTGATTGATATTCTAGGTAGTGAAGCAGACGACGTGGCGGATCTCGTTCAACTGAAGATTGAGAAGAGTAAAATCTATCGTAACCTAGATATATTGGACCCACGCGAACAGGAAGTCATTAAAGGTCGTTTTGGGCTGGAACAGGGCGGAGAGGAACGGACCCAACGGGAAATCGCGAAGGAGCTGGGTATTAGTCGGAGTTATGTTTCACGTATTGAGAAGAGAGCGCTGATGAAGCTGTATCATGAGTTTTATAAGGCGAAAAGATAA
- a CDS encoding DUF2399 domain-containing protein — protein sequence MQNFDDVVSFISQSFLKKDEQLEMPRTIGETSLIDIDIVKRTARTIRRVGIITVAREYSSIVGALPDQQLLSWTVGKRASLDDNQQTFDWLHKGWILKEVRFKRDGKSVERIQYRMGYLLYVYLLNKQTDEHRDFLNQFTQYQSNAAQKMEQITYLHDERLLQLKDLALFLSGSLQWSPNDLEDQYIFPANWSISKRIDGLNFLLAFLLISSSKEIFDWKEIGAHYYPGIGGSKAFDAYKIVFLNILETISGQSLETLGMISGGQITSIYFAGELEGTWSNFRAGPVHALTNISVSQDHYSTRATTLWLVENRAILTRMSAEPHFLQETNSLIVCVDGHLRSAHKHFIRQLLLNSSIDQTIFWSDYDEAGLQIAGEMFQSLMGHAVRHKWICLDHSIITNWSEYQQSMESLLQDMKSEQEIVLGEADDWRSWINH from the coding sequence GTGCAAAATTTTGATGATGTTGTTTCGTTTATTAGCCAATCTTTTTTGAAAAAAGATGAGCAGCTAGAGATGCCAAGGACAATAGGCGAAACTTCACTTATAGATATAGATATTGTAAAAAGAACAGCACGTACGATAAGAAGAGTCGGGATCATTACAGTTGCTCGAGAGTATTCCTCAATTGTTGGAGCCCTCCCGGATCAGCAGCTTTTAAGTTGGACAGTGGGAAAACGTGCCTCACTAGACGATAATCAACAAACTTTTGATTGGCTTCATAAAGGATGGATTTTGAAAGAAGTTCGTTTTAAACGCGATGGGAAATCTGTAGAACGAATTCAGTACCGCATGGGCTATTTATTATATGTATATTTATTAAATAAGCAAACGGATGAGCATCGGGATTTTTTAAATCAATTTACGCAATATCAGTCGAATGCTGCGCAGAAAATGGAACAAATCACGTATTTACATGACGAACGATTACTTCAGTTGAAAGATTTGGCATTATTCTTGTCAGGTAGTTTACAATGGAGCCCTAATGATCTAGAAGATCAGTATATTTTCCCAGCGAATTGGAGTATATCTAAACGAATCGACGGCTTAAACTTTTTATTAGCATTTCTCTTGATTTCTAGTAGCAAAGAGATATTTGATTGGAAAGAAATTGGCGCGCATTACTACCCGGGTATTGGAGGCTCTAAGGCATTTGATGCGTATAAAATAGTGTTTCTTAACATTTTGGAGACGATAAGTGGTCAGTCGCTGGAAACGTTAGGGATGATTAGTGGTGGACAAATTACTTCAATCTATTTTGCCGGAGAGCTTGAAGGAACGTGGTCGAATTTTCGAGCAGGTCCTGTGCATGCCTTAACTAATATTTCGGTTTCACAAGACCATTATTCAACTAGAGCAACAACACTCTGGTTAGTTGAGAATCGAGCCATTTTGACTCGGATGTCAGCAGAACCTCATTTCTTGCAGGAGACAAATTCATTGATAGTTTGTGTAGATGGTCATCTTCGAAGTGCGCATAAACATTTCATCAGACAATTGTTGCTGAATAGTAGTATCGACCAAACGATTTTTTGGAGCGACTATGATGAAGCTGGACTGCAAATTGCAGGAGAGATGTTTCAATCGCTCATGGGACACGCTGTGCGGCATAAATGGATCTGTCTGGATCACTCGATAATAACCAATTGGTCGGAGTATCAACAGAGCATGGAGAGTTTACTACAAGATATGAAATCAGAACAAGAGATCGTGTTAGGGGAGGCAGATGATTGGAGAAGCTGGATCAACCATTAA
- a CDS encoding AAA family ATPase: protein MIPWKMWFTGIRDYQPTMMDLSGKESHILITGPNGAGKSTVTYCMGVVLYSSKVDIEGLKSRNLLPNDTWKAHIRLLFKNEGRMRIDAPTYVEFAVYILQEPGQPTKKEFVIHSGDDPEQWDETIKYTSGDRQYNFTTYKKDLQYKYKIDPDLFYLIWYQQEVNQFAVMDPQERFRIFAEMHGIDQVQRNWEESMEQLKDVNESLRTADVNVANKKQWLGMARSALERYEDNQKRLVEGGKLYAGALLKLEIYYKQEQVDLVAKEEQMLVDQDIAKDRLGMLQELGDRLNNELKQIQAEKGQLDTKIIILQEQLAVVKKEIEETTIEIGELDIQLKELNQEKSQITRTEEDVHQQLSEITKQLNEMNIEIEKAEASLQESENVISQLIASSSQMNAQIQQDKGLDHMHKERLRQYRSSHDVQMEIDRLDRSIPQSKQEREDKSRLLQELSNEKRMLEQNQLWSTRQRESLSLFKAMSVRAYTLNELVELNESARLIAEEHFETIKYAIFFDGSHVKAPNDLYHVPLRSIIPDRSVTEIQTLQIRVKKGIGDDVFPHAVKALWWVKQFFLAGEIRIENDVLIDSKGIRGPQEKKSYILSQKAMLKRKEEIQKRISELNISLANLQDSIKSDTQTMQELHAIIQSVRESEAFLTKKHEREGRILKYESEIQYLQEQKEHSKEIKTSHTKFIEVRVELKHIQGILQRESDFYVKLGQQKEQFETLQRKTQELHSLSIQRDTLKQHFDTAEELVEQVEGNERRQQRKLLNNQDEIQQASRTLNQIDIQINDTKEGIDTSKINLLTVTEEIENLKGVACFIYDEVDKEFELESNSSKKQQSLAKLRQERESGKVTFNSARNESGIDPAAPENYKVIEEEVHRLQDEYKRTSLLFEENQERAEKLKDQLETTINMRVLEIQQRFKNYMSIFQFEGQIDWNQQEDRRGRVLFHLFIKARKEGHRGTLEDVSVKARGGRVGKGVSGGEESLSSLLFALALLQNLQTAPGFIVMDEFDSALDEQRKLKVFDLYAGELQRKLIILSPKSHEHSYLDRFSKAYIVHHNPTVPRSKVAGLILKRI from the coding sequence ATGATCCCATGGAAAATGTGGTTTACTGGCATCAGAGATTATCAACCTACTATGATGGATTTGTCAGGAAAAGAATCGCATATACTGATAACCGGCCCTAATGGAGCAGGGAAATCTACTGTGACATACTGTATGGGGGTAGTTCTATATTCTTCCAAGGTGGATATTGAGGGTCTGAAATCTCGTAATCTCCTTCCGAATGATACGTGGAAGGCTCATATTCGACTTCTCTTTAAGAATGAGGGACGCATGCGCATTGATGCCCCTACTTATGTTGAATTTGCAGTTTATATCCTACAGGAACCAGGACAACCGACTAAGAAGGAATTTGTTATACATTCGGGGGATGATCCAGAACAGTGGGATGAAACAATTAAATATACGTCGGGTGATCGGCAATACAATTTCACCACCTACAAGAAGGATCTCCAGTACAAATATAAAATTGATCCAGATTTGTTCTATCTGATTTGGTACCAGCAGGAGGTAAATCAGTTTGCTGTTATGGATCCGCAGGAGCGGTTTCGTATTTTTGCCGAAATGCATGGTATTGATCAGGTGCAGCGAAATTGGGAAGAAAGTATGGAGCAGCTGAAGGATGTAAATGAGAGTTTAAGAACGGCTGATGTGAATGTAGCCAATAAAAAGCAATGGCTGGGTATGGCGCGATCAGCGCTAGAACGGTATGAAGATAATCAGAAACGGCTTGTAGAAGGAGGGAAGCTGTACGCTGGAGCTTTACTGAAATTAGAGATTTACTACAAGCAAGAACAAGTGGATTTAGTAGCCAAAGAAGAACAAATGCTCGTGGATCAGGATATCGCGAAGGATAGACTCGGGATGTTACAGGAGCTAGGCGATCGATTGAATAATGAGCTAAAGCAAATACAAGCAGAAAAAGGACAACTTGATACGAAAATCATTATATTACAGGAGCAATTAGCTGTTGTGAAAAAAGAAATTGAAGAAACTACAATTGAAATTGGAGAATTAGATATCCAGCTGAAGGAGCTTAATCAAGAAAAGTCTCAAATTACCCGTACTGAAGAAGATGTTCATCAGCAGCTATCGGAAATAACTAAGCAGCTCAATGAAATGAATATCGAGATTGAAAAGGCGGAAGCTAGTCTTCAAGAATCTGAAAATGTTATATCGCAATTAATTGCGTCAAGTTCTCAAATGAATGCGCAGATTCAACAGGATAAAGGATTGGATCATATGCACAAGGAACGGTTACGGCAGTATCGCAGCAGTCATGATGTACAGATGGAAATTGACCGCTTAGATCGATCAATTCCGCAATCCAAGCAGGAACGAGAAGATAAATCTAGACTACTTCAAGAATTATCCAATGAAAAACGGATGCTTGAACAAAATCAATTATGGTCAACTCGTCAAAGGGAATCACTATCTTTGTTCAAAGCCATGAGTGTGCGTGCCTATACATTAAATGAATTAGTTGAATTAAATGAGTCAGCTCGACTTATAGCTGAGGAACACTTTGAGACGATTAAGTATGCGATATTCTTTGATGGTTCGCACGTAAAAGCTCCTAATGATTTGTATCATGTTCCTTTACGAAGTATAATACCGGATCGTTCTGTTACTGAAATTCAGACACTCCAAATTCGAGTGAAGAAAGGAATTGGAGATGATGTATTCCCACATGCGGTCAAGGCTTTATGGTGGGTAAAGCAATTCTTTCTAGCAGGTGAGATACGAATAGAGAATGATGTACTCATCGACTCCAAGGGGATTCGAGGTCCACAAGAGAAGAAGAGCTATATATTAAGCCAGAAGGCTATGCTGAAACGTAAAGAGGAAATTCAGAAGAGAATTAGCGAGTTGAACATATCGCTTGCGAATCTTCAAGACTCCATCAAAAGTGACACGCAGACTATGCAAGAATTACATGCCATTATCCAATCCGTGCGTGAATCGGAAGCCTTTCTCACCAAGAAACATGAACGTGAGGGCAGGATCCTAAAGTATGAATCCGAGATACAGTACCTTCAAGAACAGAAGGAGCATAGTAAGGAAATAAAGACTTCGCACACAAAGTTCATTGAGGTACGAGTCGAGCTGAAGCATATACAAGGTATACTACAGCGTGAATCGGATTTTTATGTGAAATTAGGTCAGCAGAAGGAGCAGTTTGAAACGTTACAACGTAAGACTCAAGAGCTCCACAGCTTATCTATACAGCGAGATACGTTAAAGCAGCATTTTGATACAGCAGAAGAGCTAGTTGAACAAGTAGAAGGAAATGAACGCCGACAACAACGCAAACTTTTGAATAATCAAGACGAAATTCAACAAGCATCGCGTACTCTTAATCAAATTGATATTCAAATCAATGATACAAAAGAAGGTATTGATACATCTAAAATAAATCTGCTTACGGTTACAGAAGAAATTGAAAACCTTAAAGGGGTAGCGTGTTTTATTTATGATGAGGTGGACAAAGAGTTTGAACTTGAATCCAATTCCTCGAAAAAACAACAATCGCTTGCAAAGCTCCGTCAAGAGCGTGAGTCTGGAAAAGTTACATTTAACAGTGCTAGAAATGAGTCAGGCATTGATCCCGCAGCACCTGAAAATTATAAAGTGATTGAAGAAGAGGTTCATCGATTGCAGGATGAGTATAAGCGGACAAGTTTATTGTTTGAAGAGAATCAAGAACGAGCTGAGAAATTGAAAGATCAGTTGGAGACGACAATCAATATGCGAGTCCTTGAAATTCAACAGCGATTTAAGAACTACATGAGCATTTTTCAATTCGAGGGACAGATCGATTGGAATCAGCAAGAGGATCGTCGAGGTCGAGTGCTTTTCCATTTATTCATAAAGGCTCGCAAGGAAGGGCACCGAGGAACATTAGAGGATGTCAGTGTGAAGGCTCGTGGAGGAAGAGTTGGCAAAGGTGTTTCTGGCGGAGAAGAATCGCTCAGTTCACTACTGTTTGCTCTGGCTTTATTGCAGAATCTGCAAACGGCACCTGGATTTATAGTCATGGATGAGTTTGATAGCGCGTTAGATGAGCAAAGGAAGTTAAAGGTATTTGATCTTTATGCAGGTGAATTACAACGTAAATTGATTATCCTGTCGCCAAAGTCGCATGAGCACTCTTATCTGGATCGATTCTCGAAAGCGTACATTGTGCATCATAATCCTACTGTACCGCGAAGTAAAGTGGCGGGGTTAATTTTGAAACGTATATGA
- a CDS encoding zeta toxin family protein, with protein MTETVATMFVFAGNNGSGKSTIRNLIVDRLGVSVNIDPDALARKIDTQHPEKSKVSAGKAAIRIARECIRNKWDFTVETTLAGGNVIRQMRDAKEQGFEIIMFYVGLGDVRLNIERVATRVKNGGHHIETEDIIRRNVTSMNNLLSHLDQIDQLVVIDNSKTDGEIILGADKSGIKYYLDELPEWAQMIDRQLQIRNKIKK; from the coding sequence ATGACTGAGACCGTTGCAACCATGTTTGTGTTTGCTGGTAATAATGGAAGTGGTAAGAGCACAATCCGCAATTTGATTGTTGACCGACTTGGTGTAAGTGTGAATATTGATCCGGATGCACTAGCTCGCAAAATTGATACTCAACATCCTGAAAAGAGTAAAGTATCTGCTGGTAAAGCAGCCATAAGAATAGCCAGAGAATGTATCCGAAATAAGTGGGATTTCACTGTAGAAACTACTTTAGCGGGTGGTAACGTTATTCGACAGATGCGAGATGCAAAGGAACAAGGTTTTGAAATCATTATGTTTTATGTAGGACTAGGGGATGTTCGACTTAATATTGAACGTGTTGCTACGCGTGTGAAAAATGGTGGTCATCACATTGAAACCGAGGATATTATTAGACGAAATGTAACGAGTATGAATAATCTGTTGTCTCACTTGGACCAAATAGATCAATTAGTCGTTATTGATAATAGTAAAACAGATGGTGAAATTATTCTTGGAGCAGATAAAAGTGGAATAAAATATTATTTAGATGAATTGCCTGAATGGGCACAAATGATTGATCGACAATTACAGATCAGGAACAAAATAAAAAAGTAA
- a CDS encoding FprA family A-type flavoprotein, which produces METGFVIAKDIYWVGKIDKREVPFHRLLLTKGTTYNSYLLKTGKPTVIDTVDMEFGREYAERLAELIDPLDIQYIVINHTEPDHSGGLAALASKAVNATIVCTEIAVPEIQQMYKLQHRNFLIVKDGDQLDIGGKTLLFKETPYLHTEETMITYCIEDKILFPCDIFSTHVAAEHLFADEAGFDITEDYIGYYQAIIHPHRRYVRTLIEAVKDLKIDMIAPSHGFVLRHDIAKYIDLYATLSSETTEGKKVAIVYVTLKNNTKKMAHILRDSFLENGIEVELWDADKADEEDILNSIAAADAVFIGSSTKYADMTGNLEIILRKLKTLNLDGKLAAAFGSYGWSGEAIEVVQDYLNGTNMTVQSTSHVIKTTGMTHVEFPIRIRFSPKEEEQIRKIRNAAEFVSDLLLSAI; this is translated from the coding sequence ATGGAAACAGGATTTGTAATAGCCAAGGATATTTACTGGGTAGGAAAAATAGATAAGCGCGAGGTTCCTTTTCACCGTCTTCTTTTGACAAAAGGTACTACATATAACTCGTATTTGCTCAAGACGGGCAAACCGACAGTCATTGATACGGTGGATATGGAATTTGGAAGAGAGTACGCGGAGCGTCTAGCCGAGTTGATTGATCCGTTGGATATACAGTACATTGTCATCAACCATACCGAACCTGACCATTCGGGTGGACTAGCAGCACTCGCCTCCAAAGCCGTCAATGCCACCATTGTCTGTACGGAAATTGCTGTGCCTGAGATTCAGCAAATGTACAAACTGCAACACCGTAACTTTCTCATTGTTAAGGATGGGGACCAGCTTGATATCGGTGGGAAGACACTTCTGTTCAAAGAGACACCTTATCTTCATACGGAAGAAACGATGATTACCTATTGTATTGAGGATAAAATATTATTTCCTTGCGATATTTTCAGCACACATGTGGCCGCGGAGCATCTGTTCGCCGATGAAGCTGGATTTGATATCACGGAGGATTACATCGGCTATTATCAGGCAATCATTCATCCTCACAGAAGATATGTACGGACACTGATTGAAGCGGTCAAGGATCTGAAGATTGATATGATCGCTCCTTCTCATGGGTTTGTTCTGCGGCATGATATTGCCAAATATATCGACCTCTATGCCACGCTCAGTTCCGAGACGACGGAAGGTAAGAAAGTCGCTATCGTCTATGTAACGCTCAAGAATAATACCAAGAAAATGGCCCATATCTTACGGGATTCGTTTCTGGAGAACGGTATTGAAGTTGAACTGTGGGATGCGGATAAGGCAGATGAGGAGGATATCCTGAACAGCATTGCAGCGGCCGATGCGGTATTCATCGGAAGTTCTACCAAATACGCCGACATGACTGGGAACTTGGAAATCATTTTACGTAAGCTGAAGACCTTGAATTTGGATGGAAAATTGGCGGCAGCCTTCGGCTCGTATGGTTGGAGCGGGGAAGCGATTGAAGTAGTGCAGGACTATTTGAATGGAACCAACATGACGGTACAAAGCACTTCGCATGTGATCAAAACAACTGGAATGACTCATGTGGAGTTTCCTATTCGCATCCGCTTTTCTCCTAAAGAGGAGGAACAAATCCGCAAGATCAGAAATGCGGCTGAATTCGTTTCTGATTTACTGCTCAGCGCGATTTGA
- a CDS encoding NAD(P)/FAD-dependent oxidoreductase gives MTEKHYVIVGSGVAAVHASKAIRDHDGEAAISIFGEEDVLPYNRIKLSKGLFTDLHSEKVLIKKEKWYRENKIEVQSGTTITKIDPNRKVAMTTCGQSIAYHKLLLCTGASNRKLAMDGATMHNVHNIRDMNDADRLKNGLQNGDHICIIGGGVQGIETAWSFIEAGYQVTIVEAAPRLMIRQLDEQGSKLLTQKIISFGANVQLGQGVKRIVGIDCVQGVELEDDSLLRCEHVVYSIGIVPNTDVACQAGIQVQTGIIVNENMQTSDANVYAAGDAAEFQSKVEGLWGGAIEQGKIAGINMTGNHVAYQRQVPVTLFNAFEMSLFSIGLVDEQQCDTGLTRAGGEPYTRIFIKDGLIAGAISFEGVAASLPYKIAIEQNIKLDGIDLAHNSMEEIMGEIMKRSQK, from the coding sequence ATGACAGAGAAGCATTATGTGATTGTCGGCAGTGGGGTTGCCGCTGTACATGCGTCCAAAGCAATCAGGGATCACGACGGGGAAGCAGCCATCTCGATTTTTGGGGAGGAAGACGTTTTACCCTACAACAGAATCAAATTGTCAAAGGGGTTGTTTACGGATTTGCACAGCGAGAAAGTATTAATAAAGAAGGAGAAATGGTATCGGGAAAACAAAATTGAGGTCCAAAGTGGAACTACAATCACTAAGATTGACCCGAACAGAAAAGTAGCTATGACTACATGCGGGCAGAGCATTGCCTATCATAAGCTGCTCCTTTGCACCGGGGCGAGTAACCGGAAGCTGGCAATGGATGGAGCGACAATGCACAATGTTCATAACATCAGAGACATGAATGATGCGGACCGGCTCAAGAACGGTTTGCAGAACGGCGACCACATCTGCATAATTGGTGGCGGCGTGCAGGGTATAGAGACCGCATGGTCCTTTATCGAAGCCGGTTATCAGGTAACGATTGTGGAGGCTGCTCCACGTCTTATGATCAGACAACTGGATGAGCAAGGCTCAAAGTTGCTGACGCAGAAAATTATCAGCTTCGGAGCGAACGTCCAACTTGGTCAGGGAGTCAAGCGTATTGTCGGAATTGACTGTGTACAGGGCGTTGAGCTGGAAGACGACTCATTGCTACGCTGTGAGCACGTCGTATATTCGATAGGCATTGTGCCGAACACGGACGTTGCCTGTCAGGCGGGTATTCAGGTCCAGACTGGCATTATAGTGAACGAGAACATGCAGACCAGCGACGCCAATGTGTATGCTGCGGGGGATGCCGCCGAATTTCAGAGTAAGGTTGAAGGGTTGTGGGGAGGGGCGATCGAGCAAGGAAAGATTGCCGGTATCAATATGACCGGCAATCACGTTGCCTACCAACGTCAGGTACCAGTCACTTTATTCAACGCTTTTGAAATGTCCCTATTCTCTATCGGTCTAGTTGATGAACAGCAATGCGATACTGGCTTGACCCGTGCGGGTGGTGAGCCATATACACGTATATTCATTAAGGACGGCCTCATTGCAGGAGCGATTTCATTCGAAGGTGTTGCCGCGTCGCTACCTTATAAGATAGCGATTGAACAGAACATTAAGCTTGATGGAATTGATCTCGCTCACAACAGCATGGAGGAGATTATGGGTGAAATCATGAAAAGGTCACAAAAATAA
- the rd gene encoding rubredoxin — protein sequence MKKYICQPCGYIYDPTMGDPDEDVLPGTAFENLPEDWVCPVCGEDTSHFSPVEEKQ from the coding sequence ATGAAAAAATATATATGTCAGCCCTGCGGCTATATCTACGATCCAACAATGGGTGATCCCGACGAAGACGTATTACCGGGTACAGCTTTTGAGAATCTTCCTGAGGACTGGGTCTGCCCAGTCTGTGGTGAGGATACGAGCCATTTTTCTCCCGTTGAAGAGAAACAATAA